From one Bacillus sp. Marseille-P3661 genomic stretch:
- a CDS encoding S-layer homology domain-containing protein, with translation MSKKSKNSHKKFVATTISTAVVASAASAVAVPAIDAASNFSDVSKGAFYEEAVNALAQKGVLGGYEDGTFKPAKHVTRAEAAKILAYDLGLSSQSATSTFSDVKTGDWFYQPVSALSQAGGIGGYEDGTFQPNKTITRAEMASMLVKAYGLKVEEEVSLPFTDVSSTSWYVSAVEALYANNITSGKSATSFAPNDVVTRGEIAAFVYRASKLTETPVIKGSTIENITDTDITISGVTYTVTDSVKNILGSHNAAVLAGASVQFEETNGVISKVTGLQLNASGKSATTEFASNVVLDGKGSTISGNVVINGDYISLKNVTVDGDLTISEKLANDFYSEKLTVKGDTVVNGGDDNTVVFKDSKLENVKVNKADVRVEAKGSTTVKEITISKDATIVSDITITKIKVEKDVKLSLGNDTKVDNIELPEGVELKDVVTSSSARKNIKEVNDSRNSEYSSGSGGGGGGGSSSSPSTPTPGNTHPPVAKPSLDREVAEGAANLVFNASDLATDADGSALSFTGAPISSNGTAATVSLVNGQLVVNVADDILSDDVTTITVDVTDGKATTTISFDITVTNEFMNITGNYDGNNETITVPVNVLATAVVSNMEVLGDLIIDPGDDGEVTLDNVTAQNIIVRSGSMSSVILNNTSVSGNLKVENDDDVRIEFGAGTVVNKTTVNTTANLEVNPAAVGANAPIISEIEIAPSNVSTTNDSVTLAGDFGNSKVKVTKAAKVTAATEDAQGNPVTSKINSLEVNIPEGGDNTVELTGEKFAETKVNISSGAKLTGTKVDKVTVSADSGAVEVDVPSNEVEAAGNAVVAIQQATTTITQIKAQIKILEDLLAQITKLVGTDLSKIVASDETGSETQTNVSDTVRENPGAQVTEVPLSDLLAISNMQVSNGEIKLMFNIAREELEDDFALTDVTFEGLAGTPVLQDYTGKTATYTFDRIERGTTQQTVIISASYKDSTNTGVLYVPKNNKPVIDKPIADVELLVGGEKRIDLSKVFKDPDNDPVTYAITAGTNATIVGNELVINATTAGTINITVTATDSLGATNSASFKVKVNHKPVGQTITLLPLNEGHVPLEYTANQLATDADINDTLTLVAGSATSTNPNVAKAEIKDGKLVVTPAQSVSADGTTTIKVKVTDGKEQVEVSFNVEVKDVNHAPVAKTITVDPVNEGSAAKEFTISDLATDEDGDTLTLVADSAHTSDPTVATAAIVGNKLVVTPAADLTTDSTATIRVSVTDGKEVTEVSFNIVVKHVNRKPVSQTITVSPVNEGSAALEYTVAQLATDPDGDTVTLVADSAQSSNTAVATAAIVGDKLVVTPAADLNADGTATITVRVSDGKEETAVTFNVVVKHVNRSPVGQTITLDPVDEGSAAKEFTAAQLAIDPDGDTLTLVAGSAQSSDTAVATAAIVGDKLVVTPVADLTTSGTATITVRVSDGTEEIEVSFNVVVNHVNRKPVSQTITLDPVNEGSAALEYTAAQLATDPDGDTLTLVADSAQSSNTAVATAAIISDKLVVTPAADLNADGTATITVRVSDGKEETTVTFNVVVKHVNRSPVGQTITLNPVDEGSAAKEFTAAQLATDEDGDTLTLVAGSAQSSNTTVATAAIVGDKLVVTPVADLTTSGTATITVRVSDGTEEIEVSFNIAVNDVPPVTQKPTVTSPIDNQSVTVGGTLASIDLNTVFADSDTPNLIFTASSSAESVASATVTGSTLVITVGEAGEATITVTANDGTNTVSEDFVVTVTEAVTVKTVEDLGGLVNDPANTGVYTVLLKLADLTAQLGVTSGSTVKIQVGEDTPITLAYNASYQAFVNTQIQNYSAAQLKGAKVIVESAPPVTQKPTVTSPIDNQSVTVGGTLASIDLNTVFADSDTPNLTFTASSSAESVASATVTGSTLVITVGEAGEATITVTANDGTNTVSEDFVVTVTEAVTVKTVEDLGGLVNDPANTGVYTVLLKLADLTAQLDVTSGSTVKIQVGEDTPITLAYNASYQAFVNTQIQNYSAAQLKGAKVIVESAPPVTQKPTVTSPIDNQSVTVGGTLASIDLNTVFADSDTPNLTFTASSSAESVASATVTGSTLVIAVGEAGEATITVTANDGTNTVSEDFVVTVTEAVTVKTVEDLGGLVNDPANTGVYTVLLKLADLTAQLGVTSSSIVKIQVGEDTPITLTYNASYQAFVNTQIQNYSSTQLKAAKVIVESAPPVNQKPIVVSAIENQEATVGGTIENIDLLVVFEDSDTPNLTFTAISSAEAVASAVVTGSTLSISIGDAGTATITVTANDGTSTVTDDFIITVSEAVTVKTVEELGGLVNDPANTGVYTVLLKLADLTAQLGVTSSSAVKIQVGEDTPITLTYNASYQAFVNTQIQGYSAAQLKGAKVIVQ, from the coding sequence GTGTCGAAGAAGAGTAAAAATTCTCACAAAAAGTTTGTAGCAACAACAATTTCAACAGCGGTTGTGGCTTCAGCGGCGTCTGCTGTAGCAGTACCTGCAATCGATGCAGCTAGTAATTTCAGCGATGTTTCAAAAGGGGCTTTCTATGAAGAGGCAGTGAATGCTCTTGCACAAAAAGGAGTTCTTGGCGGCTATGAAGATGGCACGTTCAAACCTGCAAAACACGTAACACGTGCGGAAGCGGCAAAGATCTTAGCGTATGACTTAGGCCTAAGCTCTCAAAGCGCTACCTCTACATTCAGTGATGTGAAAACTGGTGATTGGTTCTATCAACCTGTGAGTGCATTATCACAAGCAGGCGGTATTGGCGGTTATGAAGATGGAACGTTTCAACCAAATAAAACAATCACTCGTGCTGAAATGGCAAGTATGCTTGTTAAGGCATATGGCTTAAAAGTAGAAGAAGAAGTTAGTCTTCCATTTACAGATGTATCTTCTACTAGTTGGTATGTTTCAGCTGTAGAAGCATTATATGCTAATAATATTACTTCAGGAAAATCAGCGACTAGCTTTGCTCCAAATGATGTGGTGACTCGTGGAGAAATCGCAGCGTTTGTATATCGCGCTAGTAAGCTAACTGAAACGCCAGTCATTAAAGGCTCTACAATCGAAAATATTACAGATACGGATATTACAATTTCGGGTGTTACCTATACGGTAACGGATAGCGTTAAAAATATTTTAGGTTCACACAATGCGGCTGTTTTAGCAGGTGCATCTGTGCAGTTTGAAGAAACAAATGGTGTGATCTCGAAGGTAACAGGACTACAGCTTAATGCTAGTGGTAAATCAGCAACAACTGAGTTTGCTAGCAATGTAGTGTTAGATGGAAAAGGTTCAACAATTTCTGGCAATGTAGTTATCAATGGTGATTACATATCTTTGAAAAATGTAACAGTTGATGGCGATTTAACGATTTCTGAAAAGTTAGCAAATGATTTCTATTCTGAAAAATTAACTGTAAAAGGTGACACAGTTGTAAACGGTGGCGATGACAATACAGTTGTTTTCAAAGATTCAAAGCTTGAAAATGTCAAAGTAAATAAAGCGGACGTTCGGGTCGAAGCAAAAGGTTCAACGACTGTGAAAGAAATTACAATTTCAAAAGACGCGACGATTGTGTCTGATATCACAATCACAAAGATTAAGGTTGAAAAAGACGTGAAGCTTTCGTTAGGCAATGATACTAAAGTTGATAACATCGAGTTACCTGAAGGTGTGGAACTGAAAGATGTAGTAACAAGTAGTTCTGCTAGAAAAAACATAAAAGAAGTCAACGATTCGAGAAATTCAGAGTATAGCTCTGGTAGTGGCGGCGGCGGTGGTGGAGGTAGCAGTAGTTCTCCAAGTACACCAACTCCAGGTAATACTCACCCACCTGTAGCTAAGCCGAGTTTAGATAGAGAAGTAGCAGAAGGAGCAGCTAATTTAGTATTTAATGCTTCGGATTTAGCGACCGATGCTGACGGCAGCGCATTATCATTTACTGGTGCTCCTATTAGTTCTAACGGAACAGCCGCTACTGTGTCACTAGTTAACGGCCAATTAGTTGTTAATGTTGCAGATGATATCCTATCTGATGATGTAACGACAATAACTGTAGATGTAACAGATGGTAAAGCAACTACTACGATATCGTTTGATATTACAGTAACAAATGAATTTATGAATATTACTGGAAACTACGATGGAAACAACGAAACAATTACTGTTCCGGTTAATGTTTTAGCTACAGCAGTAGTGAGTAATATGGAAGTATTAGGCGATTTAATTATCGATCCAGGTGATGATGGTGAAGTTACGTTAGATAACGTTACGGCACAGAACATTATTGTAAGATCAGGTAGTATGAGTTCTGTTATTTTAAATAATACAAGTGTTAGTGGAAACTTAAAAGTTGAAAACGATGATGATGTTCGAATCGAATTTGGTGCAGGTACAGTAGTTAATAAAACAACTGTTAATACAACGGCTAATTTAGAGGTGAATCCTGCAGCTGTAGGTGCAAATGCTCCAATTATTTCAGAAATTGAAATTGCTCCTTCTAATGTCAGTACAACAAATGACTCTGTAACATTAGCGGGGGACTTTGGGAACTCAAAAGTAAAGGTTACTAAGGCTGCAAAAGTTACAGCTGCAACTGAAGATGCACAAGGAAATCCAGTGACTTCTAAGATTAATAGTTTGGAAGTAAACATCCCAGAAGGCGGCGATAATACAGTTGAATTAACAGGGGAGAAGTTTGCAGAAACAAAAGTTAACATTTCAAGTGGTGCCAAGTTAACGGGTACGAAGGTTGATAAAGTCACAGTAAGTGCTGACTCAGGTGCTGTAGAAGTTGATGTTCCTTCAAATGAGGTAGAAGCTGCTGGTAATGCAGTAGTAGCAATTCAACAAGCAACAACTACGATTACACAAATCAAGGCTCAAATTAAGATCTTAGAAGACTTACTAGCTCAAATTACTAAATTAGTGGGTACAGACTTAAGTAAGATTGTTGCATCAGATGAAACTGGAAGTGAAACTCAAACCAATGTATCTGATACAGTTAGGGAAAATCCTGGAGCGCAAGTTACTGAAGTGCCGCTATCTGATTTACTTGCCATTTCAAACATGCAAGTTTCTAACGGCGAAATAAAATTAATGTTTAATATTGCGCGTGAAGAACTTGAAGATGATTTTGCACTTACAGATGTAACATTTGAAGGTTTGGCTGGTACACCTGTACTTCAAGACTATACTGGCAAAACAGCAACGTATACGTTTGATAGAATTGAGCGAGGAACTACACAACAAACGGTTATTATTTCAGCTAGTTATAAAGACTCAACTAATACCGGAGTACTATATGTACCGAAAAATAACAAACCAGTTATTGATAAGCCGATTGCTGATGTTGAATTGTTAGTAGGCGGGGAAAAGAGAATAGATCTTAGTAAAGTATTTAAAGATCCAGATAATGATCCTGTCACATATGCAATAACTGCAGGTACGAATGCAACGATAGTTGGCAATGAATTGGTTATCAATGCAACAACAGCCGGTACGATTAACATTACAGTGACAGCGACTGATAGTCTAGGTGCAACAAATAGTGCATCGTTTAAAGTGAAGGTTAACCATAAGCCTGTAGGACAAACAATTACATTACTTCCATTAAATGAGGGTCATGTACCGCTAGAATATACAGCTAACCAATTAGCGACAGATGCTGATATAAATGACACGTTAACGTTAGTAGCAGGATCAGCAACTTCAACTAATCCAAATGTTGCGAAAGCTGAAATTAAGGATGGAAAGTTAGTTGTAACGCCAGCTCAAAGCGTGTCAGCAGATGGAACAACGACAATTAAAGTAAAAGTTACAGATGGTAAAGAACAAGTAGAAGTATCGTTTAATGTAGAAGTGAAGGATGTTAATCATGCACCTGTAGCTAAAACAATTACAGTAGATCCGGTAAATGAAGGCTCAGCTGCCAAAGAATTTACAATTTCTGACTTAGCAACAGATGAAGATGGAGATACATTAACATTAGTTGCTGATTCAGCTCATACTAGTGACCCAACAGTAGCAACAGCTGCAATCGTTGGTAATAAGTTAGTCGTAACGCCTGCAGCTGATTTAACAACTGATTCAACAGCAACGATTAGAGTAAGTGTTACGGATGGAAAAGAAGTAACAGAAGTATCTTTTAATATTGTTGTAAAACATGTAAACCGAAAGCCTGTAAGTCAAACAATTACAGTAAGTCCCGTAAATGAAGGATCAGCAGCCCTTGAATATACAGTGGCACAATTAGCAACAGATCCAGATGGAGATACAGTAACACTAGTTGCTGACTCAGCACAATCAAGCAATACAGCTGTAGCAACAGCAGCAATCGTAGGTGATAAATTAGTTGTAACGCCAGCAGCAGATTTAAATGCTGATGGAACAGCGACGATCACAGTAAGAGTATCGGATGGAAAAGAAGAAACAGCAGTGACATTTAATGTTGTTGTAAAACATGTGAACCGCAGTCCTGTAGGCCAAACTATTACATTAGATCCGGTAGATGAAGGCTCAGCGGCCAAAGAATTTACAGCAGCACAATTAGCAATAGATCCAGATGGAGATACATTAACATTAGTGGCTGGCTCAGCCCAATCAAGCGATACAGCAGTAGCAACAGCAGCAATCGTAGGTGACAAACTAGTTGTAACACCAGTAGCGGATTTAACAACTAGTGGAACAGCAACAATCACAGTAAGAGTGTCGGATGGAACAGAAGAAATAGAAGTTTCATTTAACGTTGTTGTGAACCATGTAAACCGAAAGCCTGTAAGTCAAACTATTACTTTAGATCCGGTAAATGAAGGATCAGCAGCCCTTGAATATACAGCGGCACAATTAGCAACAGATCCAGATGGAGATACATTAACATTAGTAGCTGACTCAGCACAATCAAGCAATACAGCTGTAGCAACAGCAGCGATAATCAGTGATAAATTAGTTGTAACGCCTGCAGCTGATTTAAATGCTGATGGAACTGCAACGATCACGGTAAGAGTATCAGATGGAAAAGAAGAAACAACAGTGACATTTAATGTAGTTGTAAAACATGTGAACCGCAGTCCTGTAGGTCAAACAATTACATTAAATCCGGTAGATGAAGGATCAGCAGCCAAAGAATTTACAGCAGCACAATTAGCAACAGATGAAGATGGAGATACATTAACATTAGTAGCTGGCTCAGCACAATCAAGCAATACAACAGTCGCAACAGCAGCGATTGTAGGTGATAAACTAGTTGTAACGCCGGTAGCTGACTTAACAACAAGCGGAACAGCAACGATCACAGTAAGAGTGTCGGATGGAACAGAAGAAATAGAAGTTTCATTTAATATTGCTGTGAATGATGTGCCACCAGTAACCCAAAAGCCGACAGTAACAAGTCCGATTGATAATCAATCAGTTACAGTAGGTGGAACACTAGCAAGCATTGATTTAAATACAGTATTTGCAGATAGCGATACACCAAACTTAATCTTTACTGCAAGCTCAAGTGCAGAATCGGTTGCGTCAGCAACGGTAACAGGCTCCACTTTAGTAATCACAGTGGGAGAAGCGGGAGAAGCAACGATTACAGTTACAGCAAATGATGGAACGAACACGGTGAGTGAAGACTTTGTCGTAACGGTAACTGAGGCTGTAACTGTGAAAACAGTAGAGGATTTAGGTGGTTTAGTAAATGACCCTGCAAATACGGGAGTATACACAGTACTACTTAAATTAGCTGATTTAACAGCACAATTAGGTGTAACATCGGGTTCAACAGTGAAAATTCAAGTTGGTGAAGATACACCAATTACATTGGCTTATAATGCATCATATCAAGCATTTGTGAATACACAAATCCAAAACTATAGTGCAGCACAATTGAAAGGTGCAAAAGTTATTGTAGAAAGTGCACCACCAGTAACCCAAAAGCCGACAGTAACAAGTCCGATTGATAATCAATCAGTTACAGTAGGTGGAACACTAGCAAGCATTGATTTAAATACAGTATTTGCAGATAGCGATACACCAAACTTAACCTTTACTGCAAGCTCAAGTGCAGAATCAGTTGCGTCAGCAACGGTAACAGGTTCCACTTTAGTAATCACAGTGGGAGAAGCGGGAGAAGCAACGATTACAGTTACAGCAAATGATGGAACGAACACGGTGAGTGAAGACTTTGTCGTAACGGTAACTGAGGCCGTAACTGTGAAAACAGTAGAGGATTTAGGTGGTTTAGTAAATGACCCTGCAAATACGGGAGTATACACAGTACTACTTAAATTAGCTGATTTAACAGCACAATTAGATGTAACATCGGGTTCAACAGTGAAAATTCAAGTTGGTGAAGATACACCAATTACATTGGCTTATAATGCATCATATCAAGCATTTGTGAATACACAAATCCAAAACTATAGTGCAGCACAATTGAAAGGTGCAAAAGTTATTGTAGAAAGTGCACCACCAGTAACCCAAAAGCCGACAGTAACAAGTCCGATTGATAATCAATCAGTTACAGTAGGCGGAACACTAGCAAGTATTGATTTAAATACAGTATTTGCGGATAGTGATACACCAAACTTAACCTTTACTGCAAGCTCAAGTGCAGAATCAGTTGCGTCAGCAACGGTAACAGGCTCCACTTTAGTAATCGCAGTGGGAGAAGCGGGAGAAGCAACGATTACAGTTACAGCAAATGATGGAACGAACACAGTGAGTGAAGATTTTGTTGTAACGGTAACTGAGGCTGTAACTGTGAAAACAGTAGAAGATTTAGGTGGTTTAGTAAATGACCCTGCAAATACAGGAGTATACACAGTACTACTTAAATTAGCAGATTTAACAGCGCAATTAGGTGTAACATCGAGCTCAATAGTTAAAATTCAAGTTGGTGAAGATACACCAATTACATTAACTTATAATGCATCATATCAAGCATTTGTGAATACACAAATCCAAAACTATAGTTCAACACAATTGAAAGCTGCAAAAGTCATTGTTGAAAGTGCACCACCAGTAAATCAAAAACCAATAGTAGTGAGTGCGATTGAAAATCAAGAGGCTACAGTAGGTGGAACAATAGAAAATATTGATTTATTGGTAGTATTTGAGGATAGTGACACACCAAATTTAACATTTACTGCTATTTCAAGTGCGGAAGCAGTTGCATCAGCAGTGGTAACAGGCTCCACTTTATCAATTTCAATTGGTGATGCAGGGACAGCAACCATTACAGTGACAGCAAATGATGGTACCAGCACAGTAACTGATGATTTTATCATTACAGTATCTGAAGCCGTAACTGTGAAAACAGTAGAGGAACTGGGTG